In Cicer arietinum cultivar CDC Frontier isolate Library 1 chromosome 7, Cicar.CDCFrontier_v2.0, whole genome shotgun sequence, a single window of DNA contains:
- the LOC101515717 gene encoding uncharacterized protein produces the protein MNYVDNEFVNSMSKNQSYLVPDPDNLQVGMTFPTKDVAMQCVKEYHMHNSTSFVVAHSDSTRWIVHCKNKNCMWRCRILNGKKSNIWKITKLEGPHTCSSTMVSQDHQQLSSAVICESILQMVTTDPTISVSVLIAHIRSRYTYTTTYRKTWIAKQKAIERIYGNWEESYKELPRWILAFKHYLPGTVTDIEVGPFIEDGQRIPSKAVFHRLFWSFQPCIRGFDHCKPVVSVDGTWLYGKYRGTLLMAIAQDGNGHTIPIAYAIVEGETLDGWFFFLSRLRMFVTPQPNLCLISDRHESIKSAVRRVNSNWHHVFCVRHISQNFMRTFKNGLMKDLVTNMGYAMTQPSITYFRRQISDWSQDAVKWLDDIPKEQ, from the exons ATGAATTACGTTGACAATGAATTTGTCAACTCTATGTCCAAAAACCAATCTTACCTTGTTCCAGATCCTGACAATCTTCAAGTGGGGATGACATTTCCCACAAAAGATGTGGCAATGCAGTGTGTAAAAGAATATCATATGCACAATTCTACGAGCTTCGTTGTTGCACATTCTGATAGCACTAGATGGATTGtccattgtaaaaataaaaattgtatgtGGAGGTGTAGAATCTTGAATGGAAAGAAATCAAACATCTGGAAGATCACAAAACTAGAAGGGCCACACACATGCTCATCAACAATGGTTTCACAAGATCACCAACAACTCTCTTCGGCTGTTATTTGTGAAAGCATCTTACAAATGGTAACAACAGATCCCACAATATCAGTTTCAGTATTGATTGCACATATACGATCTCGGTACACATATACCACTACTTATAGAAAGACATGGATTGCAAAACAAAAGGCCATTGAGAGAATATACGGCAATTGGGAGGAATCATATAAAGAGCTTCCAAGGTGGATTCTTGCTTTTAAACATTATCTTCCAGGTACTGTTACCGATATTGAAGTGGGACCCTTTATTGAGGATGGCCAACGAATTCCTAGCAAAGCTGTCTTTCATCGTCTCTTCTGGAGTTTCCAACCATGTATCAGAGGGTTTGATCATTGTAAACCAGTTGTTTCAGTTGATGGAACATGGTTATATGGGAAGTATCGTGGGACCTTACTAATGGCAATCGCTCAGGATGGTAATGGTCATACCATTCCTATAGCATACGCTATTGTTGAGGGTGAAACATTAGATGGTTGGTTTTTCTTCCTCAGTCGTCTACGAATGTTTGTCACACCTCAACCCAACCTCTgcttgatttcagatagacatgAGTCGATTAAAAGTGCTGTTAGGCGTGTAAACAGCAATTGGCATCATGTCTTTTGCGTTCGACATATATCACAAAACTTCATGAGGACCTTCAAAAATGGGCTAATGAAAGATCTTGTAACCAACATgg GATACGCTATGACTCAACCAAGCATCACATACTTTAGAAGACAAATCAGTGATTGGAGTCAAGATGCAGTGAAATGGCTCGACGATATTCCAAAGGAGCAATAG